The nucleotide window AAATCATTAAATATATTAAGATAATCAGTAATGGACAGAAGGATGCTTTCCGGCTCAGCCATCCGCCCTTCGCCTACCAGGCCACTGGCAAGTTCTCCCGTCTCAGCAGGAATAATCAGGTGACCGAAGTCCTCCGCCATCTCGAGATTTTGCCGGGTGGAAGGATGGGCGTACATATCCAGGTCCATTGCAGGTGCGATGAAAACCGGACACTTGGCTGAGAGATAGGTGGCTATAACCAGATTGTCGCACTGTCCGTGCATCATCTTAGCCAAGGTGTTGGCGGTACAGGGCGCAACAAGCATCAGATCTGCCCACAGGGCCAGGTCTACATGACTGTTCCAGGTACCGTTTTCTGAATAAAAATCTGAGTATACAGGTTTTTTGGATAAGGTAGAAAGCGTAAGTGCTGAAACGAAAGCCGAAGCTGCCGGTGTCATAATCACCTGAACCTCGGCACCTTCCGTAACCAACCGGCGTACCAGAAGGTTAATTTTATATGCTGCGATACCTCCGGTTACCGCGATCAGTATTTTTTTGTCCTGCAGAATCATTGAAAATGTTTGACCACTAAATTACCCCTTTTTTTGCTAAAATGCATAAAAAATCACAGCGGAAAACCGCTGTGACAATGAGTTATGATGAAAAAAGAACCTATGCTCTGTCTTCCGTTTTTCTGTAGTAGATTTCGCCGTCCAACCACTCTTTTATAGCGATAGAAGTAGGTTTTGGCAGTTTTTCGTAATGTTTGGAAATCTCGATTTGCTCTCTGTTTTCAAAAACTTCCTCCAGGGTAGCATTGTGTACTGCAAACTCGTCCAGTTTTCCGTGCAGTTCAGTACGGATCTCAGCATTGATTTGCTCCGCTCGTTTTCCCATGATTACGATCGCTTCGTAGATAGAACCTACATTTTGCTCAATCTTGTCTCTGTCGTAAGTAATGGTATTCAGTTCAGCTCTTGTATCTTTTGCGCTCATTTTGAGAGAGTTATTTATAATTAAGGGTGCAAATATAGTGATTATTTTTCAAGTGGTAAAGTCACTGCCGGTGGCGGTGTGCTCAGCTTCGCACTGTCTCTTAATGCCTGCTTCGTTTGCTTTTCCGCATCCGTGGCAGTACGTTCAGATTCACGCTGCTGTCTGGCAACCAGGGCAGCCTTCTGCGCTTCAAACTCTTTTTGCTGACGCGCGAAGTTTTCCTGCTCCTTCACAAGGCGGCTGCGGAGAGCCTGTGCAGTTTTGGCATTTTCAGTGCCGGGCATTTCCTTTTCCACCAAACGCGTGAAGGCCATTGCTCTTTCAATACGCTCCTGTTTCAGACTGAACACGGAGTTCACCGCCAGTTCAAATCGTGATTTTAGGATATAATCGTAAATGGATGATCTAAGTTTCGTAGACGGAAAGTCTTCCAGCACATTTTCAAAAGCCACATCAGCAGCTTTATATTCACCCATCTTGAAATACTGACGTGCATTTTCATAGGCTTTGTACTCCAGTTTATAGCTTAACTCATCTGTAAGTTCGCTGATATTACGTGAACGCTCTGAGTTGGGATATTCGTTCAGAAAGTTCTGAAGTTCATTAATGGCCAGTTCGGTACTTGTCTGGTCCAGGTTATAATCCATGGAGCCTTCGTAATAACAAAGTGCAGACATATAGGCAGCTTCCTCCTTTCTGGGGTCCTGAGGGAACGTAACGGCGAAGTTTTTGAACTGATGCCCTGCCAGCTTATAGTTTTTATCGTAATAATTGGCATAGGCAGAGTTAAAAACCACATTGGGTGCGTCATCGGTACCGGCCACAAGATTTGAAAGCCTTTCGTATAACGCAAGGGATTTGGCCCACTTCTTATTGGCAAAATGTTCATTGGCGACCTTCAGGATAAAATCCTTGTCTGCACTTTTAAGTGCCTGGTCGTGAACAGTATTACATGCCGTAACGAATATCGCTGTAAGAAGGATTAAAACAATTTTTTTCATAGAATTTTCTCGTGCAGCTTACGTAGTTAAGACTGTAAGCCCGTCAGCCTGCAAAAATATAATATTTTTAGCAATACTTTCGGTTTTATGATTATTTAACTCGAATTAATCCTGAACGAAACCCAAAAGTGCAAAAACAGTAAGCATCATATTGGCTTTCACCTTCTTCTCGGCTTCCTTCAGGTAACTTTGCTCGTCGCTGTGGCCCACATAAACTTCCATAAAATTTTTATTCCTGATAGAAAACAGAGTGGTTCCTAGGATTATAGAGAGAATATCTTCGGGCTTAGGGGCAAAGGTAAATACGCCGGAAGCAATACCCTTCTTCAGAACTTCGTCCAGCTTCTTCACACAAAACTGATAGAAGGCCAGCAGTTCCTGTTTTAAGGTTTCGTTGCGCCTCAATTCCTGTGAAACAAATCCGTGGAACTGACCGTACTTAAAAAGCTGACCTACAATATACTTTATAATCTCACGCATCTGCATCTCAGGCTTTCCGTCTTTTATGATGTCTGCAAATTCGGCAAAATGCTCGCGTGTGCGCTGAACCCTGTAATGGTACAGGTGATACATCATTTTTTCCTTGGAGCCAAAATAATAAGAGATCATGGCTACGTTTATATTTGCCCGGGCCGAGATATCCCGGACCGAGGTTCCTTCAAATCCTTTCTGCGCAATTAATTCTTCAGCAATATTCAGAATATGCTTCTGTTTCTCCGTAAACTTCTTTCCCATTCATGTGATTTTGAGTAAAATTAACATAATCTTAACAAATAAACAAGCGTTTAAACAAAGTAATCTATTTTTGACTATGAATTATTTTGACTTCCATCATCATAACAGTCGCTGTAAAAACGGCATTTATAATCTGAATTTTCCTGATTTGCCAGCCGACAGTCTGTTCTCAGCCGGGATACATCCGCTGACGGTATCAGAAAGTACTGATGAAAAATGGGAATGGCTGCTGAAGGTAAGTCAGCATCTCAACTGTGCAGCAATCGGAGAATGTGGACTGGATGCAAGGGTAAGTGATGATGTACTGCAGAAGGAGATTTTCGGCAGGCAGACTGAGCTGGCAAACAAACTGCGGAAACCCATCATCATTCACTGTGTCCGCAGGTTTTCGGAGCTGCCCCATTTTAAAAGAAAGGTGAATGTGCCGATGGTGGTTCACGGATTCAACAAAAAACAGTCAGTGGCAAATGAACTCAGGAAACATGATTTCTATCTCAGTTTTGGAAAGTCACTGTTACAAAATGTAAATTTGCAGCTGCTGCTGAAGGAATTCCCGCTTGAGAAAATGTTTCTTGAGACTGATGCGGAAGAAGGCAGTATTGATGAACTGTACCGAACGGTCAGTTCCCTGAAGGGCATTTCCGAAGAAATGCTGATACTTCAAATTGAAAAAAACCTTAAGGCAATTTTGCCCTGATTTTATTATATGGAAAAAAACTGGCTGGAACGTACCGAACTGCTGATTAAGGAAAAAGGGGCCCGGAAACTGCTGGAATCCAACGTACTCGTTATTGGGCTGGGTGGTGTAGGCTCCTTTGCCACCGAATTCCTGGCTCGTGCGGGCGTAGGTAAAATGACGATAGTTGACGGCGACACAGTGGACATTACCAACATCAACCGCCAGCTGCCGGCACTTCACAGCACCATTGGACTTTCCAAAGCGGACCTCATGAATACCCGCCTGCTGGACATCAACCCCCAACTGAAACTAACCCAGGTGAGCCGCTTTCTGGAACCTGAAGACATGACAGAGATCCTGGAGGCTGAAAAGTTCGATTATGTGCTGGACTGCATAGACAGTGTAACTCCTAAAATCACCCTTATAAAAGCGGCAAGACGAAAAAAGATTAAGGTAGTAAGCTGTATGGGTGCCGGTGGTAAGACGGATCCAAGTAAGGTAATGGTACGCGACATCAGCAAGACCCATAACTGTTTCCTGGCGAAACAGGTACGGAAGCGCCTGAAGAAAGATGGCATAAACAAAGGCATCCGCTGCGTATTCTCAAATGAGATACAACAGGAAGACAGCCTGAAACTAACTGACGGGACCAATTACAAGAAGTCCTTCTATGGAACCATCAGTTATATTCCCGCAATGTTCGGTCTTTACGCCGCGGCCGAAGTGATAAACCATCTCTTACAGAATGACTGATCCAGCAGCGGGCGACACGCGCTATCCCAAAGCCCTAAAACTGAAATCAAAGCGTGAGCTGGATTTACTTTTTGAAAAAGGCAGGTGGAAAACTGTGGGAAACCTTCGGATTGTTACCTATACCAGCCCCGACCTCACGGGCATTAAGATCGGGGTTTCCGTGTCCAAACGGTATTTTAAGAAAGCCGTGCACCGCAACCGCATAAAAAGACTTTTGCGGGAAGCTTACAGGCTGAATAAAAACAGTTTTTCGGAAGCTTTTGGTACGGAAGGTAATTTCATGCTGTTCTGGGTTTCACCAGTAATGCCCAAGGGTTATAACGAAGTACGGGAAGCTTTTCTGAAGCTTTGCGCACCTAAAAAATAAATACCCCGGTAATTATCCTTTTCGTAAATTTGATTGGTTAAATCAAATCAAAACTGCGACATGGCGGACCAAATTCCTTTCCTACCCTACCTTCTAAGCGCCTTTATCGGCATTGGACTGGCCGCTGCGTCGGGCTTCCGCGTATTCCTGCCAATGTTTACGGTTAGTCTGGCCTCCTATATGGGCTGGATTCCAATGAGTGAATCTTTTGAGTGGCTCGCGGGGCTTCCTACATTGATAACTACGGCGATTGCTATGATATTTGAAATCCTGGCTTATTATATTCCCATTATTGATCATTTGCTGGACACACTGTCGGTTCCACTGGCCACACTTGCAGGCTCGGTACTCTTTGCAAGTCAGTTTGCAGATTTGGGCACATTTCCGCAATGGGCACTTGCACTGATTGCAGGCGGCGGCACTGCAGCAGCCATAAGCTCAGGGTTTGCGGGCACACGGGCCGCATCTACGGCCACCACGGGTGGACTCGGTAATTCTGTAGTTGCCACCACGGAAACTGCCGGTGCAGGTATTATGTCCATATTGGCTTTGGCAGCGCCCATAATTGCAGCAATAGCAGCCATCATCCTGGTGATCACTGTTCTTGTACTAGGGAAAAAGTTGTGGAACAAGTTCAGAAATTTCAGATCGGACCGAAATTCAAAAGTAATTGATGTGGAAGTTGTAGAGCGTAAGAACCTGGAATAGTCTGGAATCT belongs to Chryseobacterium sp. and includes:
- the rnpA gene encoding ribonuclease P protein component, which encodes MTDPAAGDTRYPKALKLKSKRELDLLFEKGRWKTVGNLRIVTYTSPDLTGIKIGVSVSKRYFKKAVHRNRIKRLLREAYRLNKNSFSEAFGTEGNFMLFWVSPVMPKGYNEVREAFLKLCAPKK
- a CDS encoding DNA-directed RNA polymerase subunit omega, with amino-acid sequence MSAKDTRAELNTITYDRDKIEQNVGSIYEAIVIMGKRAEQINAEIRTELHGKLDEFAVHNATLEEVFENREQIEISKHYEKLPKPTSIAIKEWLDGEIYYRKTEDRA
- a CDS encoding TatD family hydrolase codes for the protein MNYFDFHHHNSRCKNGIYNLNFPDLPADSLFSAGIHPLTVSESTDEKWEWLLKVSQHLNCAAIGECGLDARVSDDVLQKEIFGRQTELANKLRKPIIIHCVRRFSELPHFKRKVNVPMVVHGFNKKQSVANELRKHDFYLSFGKSLLQNVNLQLLLKEFPLEKMFLETDAEEGSIDELYRTVSSLKGISEEMLILQIEKNLKAILP
- a CDS encoding DUF4126 domain-containing protein, whose protein sequence is MADQIPFLPYLLSAFIGIGLAAASGFRVFLPMFTVSLASYMGWIPMSESFEWLAGLPTLITTAIAMIFEILAYYIPIIDHLLDTLSVPLATLAGSVLFASQFADLGTFPQWALALIAGGGTAAAISSGFAGTRAASTATTGGLGNSVVATTETAGAGIMSILALAAPIIAAIAAIILVITVLVLGKKLWNKFRNFRSDRNSKVIDVEVVERKNLE
- a CDS encoding outer membrane protein assembly factor BamD, encoding MKKIVLILLTAIFVTACNTVHDQALKSADKDFILKVANEHFANKKWAKSLALYERLSNLVAGTDDAPNVVFNSAYANYYDKNYKLAGHQFKNFAVTFPQDPRKEEAAYMSALCYYEGSMDYNLDQTSTELAINELQNFLNEYPNSERSRNISELTDELSYKLEYKAYENARQYFKMGEYKAADVAFENVLEDFPSTKLRSSIYDYILKSRFELAVNSVFSLKQERIERAMAFTRLVEKEMPGTENAKTAQALRSRLVKEQENFARQQKEFEAQKAALVARQQRESERTATDAEKQTKQALRDSAKLSTPPPAVTLPLEK
- a CDS encoding ThiF family adenylyltransferase, yielding MEKNWLERTELLIKEKGARKLLESNVLVIGLGGVGSFATEFLARAGVGKMTIVDGDTVDITNINRQLPALHSTIGLSKADLMNTRLLDINPQLKLTQVSRFLEPEDMTEILEAEKFDYVLDCIDSVTPKITLIKAARRKKIKVVSCMGAGGKTDPSKVMVRDISKTHNCFLAKQVRKRLKKDGINKGIRCVFSNEIQQEDSLKLTDGTNYKKSFYGTISYIPAMFGLYAAAEVINHLLQND
- a CDS encoding TetR/AcrR family transcriptional regulator, which gives rise to MGKKFTEKQKHILNIAEELIAQKGFEGTSVRDISARANINVAMISYYFGSKEKMMYHLYHYRVQRTREHFAEFADIIKDGKPEMQMREIIKYIVGQLFKYGQFHGFVSQELRRNETLKQELLAFYQFCVKKLDEVLKKGIASGVFTFAPKPEDILSIILGTTLFSIRNKNFMEVYVGHSDEQSYLKEAEKKVKANMMLTVFALLGFVQD